The Mercurialis annua linkage group LG7, ddMerAnnu1.2, whole genome shotgun sequence genome includes the window tttaattatgtctaattatcaaattattttttcaatgttATAGACAATCAGATGACTCGCCAAGTATTCAAAAAGAGATAGTGAATGCTTGTGCAGAAGAAGTGAGAACTACTATTATTAAGAATATTGGAGATCGTTTTTTCACACTCATGGTTGACGAATCCCGCGATAACTCTTTGAAAGAACAAATGGCTATTATGGTGAGATATGTTGACGATCATGGAGAAATCCTTGAGAGGTTTCTTTCAGTTGAGCATGTAGCAGATACTTCATCACATACTTTAAAGGAAGCTATTGACAAGTTTTTTGCCAAGTATGGACTATCAATATCTAGACTGCGAGGACAAGTATACTTAATGAGAATCCTTATGCTAGGTATGTTCATTGTTTTGCTCACCAGCTTCAATTGGTAGTTATTGCAGTTGCAAAAACATTACCGATTGTAGAGACTTCATTTAGCTATTTATCCATAATTGTTAACACTGTTGGAGCTTCCTGTAAAAGAAAAGATGCACTCAGACAAAGCCAACATGATCATATTGTCACACAATTAGAAAATGGTGAAATCTCTTCGGGAAGAGGGATGCATCAAGAGACAAGTCTTGCAAGACCTGGAGACACGAGGTGGGGTTCTCATTACCGTACGGTACTGCGTATATTGGCGATGTGGCCTTCAGTAATGGAAGTGCTTGGATATGTTCATGATGATGCAATTGGTTCAAAGGATAGAGGTGCAGCTTTGGGTTTGCTTGAGCGaatggaaaattttgaattcgTGTTCACCTTGCGCCGTTTAGCCGATTTCTTGCGTAAGCTGTCTGGATCGGAGACAATCATTTTCTAGATTTAATGCTCTGAAATTGCGTCGTTTAGCCGATTTTTATCCAGAAGATTTTCTGCATTTGATTTGACGATGTTAAGCGATCAATtggatatatacatatatgatgTGAGGCAAAGGGCTGATTTTGTTGAACTTGTGGGAATCGGACAACTTGCAAAGAAGCTGGTGGAAACAGAGAAGTACTTGATTTATCCTCTTATTTATCGATTGATAGAATTAGCATTG containing:
- the LOC126657035 gene encoding uncharacterized protein LOC126657035, whose amino-acid sequence is MQELAWENMLEMLIVTTIMLRENIAYKNQRQSVEHIFTQHSSHAEVAYRTRLTAVLDVIRFLLKQGLAFRGHDESNDSLSRGNFLELLQRDCEHYEEIAKVLNINAPDDSPSIQKEIVNACAEEVRTTIIKNIGDRFFTLMVDESRDNSLKEQMAIMVRYVDDHGEILERFLSVEHVADTSSHTLKEAIDKFFAKYGLSISRLRGQLQLVVIAVAKTLPIVETSFSYLSIIVNTVGASCKRKDALRQSQHDHIVTQLENGEISSGRGMHQETSLARPGDTRWGSHYRTVLRILAMWPSVMEVLGYVHDDAIGSKDRGAALGLLERMENFEFVFTLRRLADFLRKLSGSETIIF